A single region of the Oreochromis niloticus isolate F11D_XX linkage group LG19, O_niloticus_UMD_NMBU, whole genome shotgun sequence genome encodes:
- the LOC102076582 gene encoding uncharacterized protein LOC102076582 — protein MSANPSFSSDELEIVEGSILGNHYKVEAFLGEGGFGIVAKCRDTKTNRAVAIKVNKSRPDILQQAKLEIFILEQLRRLDPDAANIVKWDGFFHDGERVCLNFELLDQCLWDYIRDRNNQGLPISEVGPILRQLTNALSHLGSVGIVHADLKSRNIMVVNRHESPIKVKLIDFGLACPASAVMPGDRVGTVGYNAPEVMLGLPFNEASDMWSLGLVAVELATGVPLYPGNEDYDVLKFIIETQGQPPDHILDSGVYTEDYFIEDNYKQQRWTFKTDQQFQYETGYESLKTRYLKLKSLDDLEQVMMFTQGPENGQRLFVSLIKQMLALDANQRITPSEVLQHPFFDPKSSLCIDTSSTRGQNPVVFQQPSNLKSKRSQKINCSFQNSVEFSQQVHINMSASPSFSSDELEIVEGSILGNHYKVEALLGEGGFGIVAKCRDTKTNQAIAIKVNKSRPDVQQEAKLEIFILEQLRKLDPDAANIVKWNGFFQDGERVCLKFELLDQCLWDYIRDRNKQGLPISEFRPILGQLTSALSHLGSVGIVHADLKPGNIMVVNRHESPVKVKLIDFGLACPASAVNPSDCVGTVGYSAPEVVLGLPYNEASDMWSLGLVAVELATGVPLYPAENEYDYLKFIIETQGQPPDHVLDSGIYTDDYFIEDNYKQQRWTFKTDQQFQYETGYPSLETRYIKLKCLDDLEQIMKVRRGPEDGQSLFVSLIKKMLALDAHQRITPSEVLRHPFFNPGLSNSFPCIAIERPHRINLQKGETKVWIIGSSYIRRGESDAKELFGENFGLNAKVQWFGKGGMCWSGVLPRFYEELSTQSPPDILVIHAGGNDLGLMSAYQLSSVIEKELMQLHTEFPSMTIVYSSINERQVWRYGNPGQINKDRKIVNASIRKAVNRFAGVIIEHPCLRFFNNSIFLPDGVHLNKKGNELFLKSIRSAIQQSLQSPHRKLT, from the coding sequence ATGTCAGCTAACCCATCCTTCAGCTCAGATGAGCTTGAAATAGTTGAAGGGAGTATTTTGGGAAACCACTACAAGGTAGAGGCCTTCCTCGGAGAAGGGGGCTTTGGTATTGTAGCCAAATGTCGTGATACCAAGACCAACCGAGctgtggctattaaagtcaacaagagccGCCCTGATattctgcaacaggcaaaactggaaattttcatcctggagcagctgcgaAGGTTGGATCCAGATGCCGCCAACATTGTTAAATGGGACGGCTTTTTCCACGACGGAGAGCGGGTTTGCTTAAACTTTGAACTCCTTGATCAATGCCTGTGGGACTATATACGGGACCGGAATAACCAGGGTCTCCCCATAAGTGAAGTCGGGCCAATTTTACGTCAACTCACAAATGCTCTGTcccacctgggttctgtgggaatagtgcacGCTGACCTCAAATCTAGAAACATCATGGTTGTAAATCGCCATGAGTCtcccatcaaagtcaaactcatagactttggcctcgcatgtCCTGCGTCTGCAGTGATGCCTGGTGACCGTGTGGGGACGGTTGGTTATAATGCACCTGAGGTTATGCTTGGCCTTCCTTTTAATGAAGCAAGTGACATGTGGTctctggggctggtagctgtggagcttgctacaggggtgCCACTCTACCCTGGAAATGAagattatgatgttttgaaattcatcaTAGAGACTCAGGGTCAGCCACCAGATCATATTCTAGATTCTGGCGTGTACACTGAAGACTATTTCATTGAAGACAACTACAAGCaacagcgctggacatttaagactGACCAACAATTTCAGTACGAGACAGGATATGAATCCCTGAAGACTCGATACTTAAAACTTAAAAGCCTTGATGACCTTGAACAAGTAATGATGTTTACACAaggacctgaaaatggccaacgTTTGTTTGTCAGCCTAATtaaacagatgttggccttggatgcaaaCCAGCGCATAACACCTTCGGAGGTTCTCCAGCATCCCTTTTTCGACCCTAAGAGTTCCCTGTGCATTGACACGAGTAGCACAAGGGGACAAAACCCTGTGGTCTTTCAGCAGCCTTCAAACTTGAAAAGTAAGAGATCACAGAAAAtcaactgcagtttccaaaactCTGTTGAATTTTCTCAACAAGTGCACATCAACATGTCAGCCAGCCCATCCTTCAGCTCAGATGAGCTTGAAATAGTTGAAGGGAGCATTTTGGGAAACCACTACAAGGTAGAGGCTTTACTTGGAGAAGGGGGCTTTGGTATTGTAGCCAAATGTCGCGACACAAAAACCAACCAAGCTATTGccattaaagtcaacaagagccGCCCTGATGTTCAGCAAGAGGCAAAACtggaaattttcatcctggagcagctgcgaAAGTTGGATCCAGATGCCGCCAACATTGTTAAATGGAACGGCTTTTTCCAAGATGGAGAGCGGGTTTGCCTAAAGTTTGAACTCCTTGATCAATGCCTGTGGGACTACATACGGGACCGGAATAAACAGGGTCTCCCCATAAGCGAATTCAGGCCAATTTTAGGTCAACTCACAAGTGCTCTGTcccacctgggttctgtgggaatagtgcacgctgacctcaaacctggaAACATCATGGTTGTAAACCGCCATGAGTCTCCAGTCAAAGTCAAACTCatagactttggcctcgcatgtCCTGCGTCTGCAGTGAATCCTAGTGACTGCGTGGGGACAGTTGGTTATAGTGCACCTGAGGTTGTGCTTGGCCTTCCTTATAATGAAGCAAGTGACATGTGGTCTCTGGGtctggtagctgtggagcttgctacaggggtgCCACTCTACCCTGCGGAGAATGAGTATGATTATCTGAAATTCATCATAGAGACTCAGGGTCAGCCACCAGATCATGTTCTAGACTCTGGCATTTACACTGATGACTATTTCATTGAAGACAACTACAAGCaacagcgctggacatttaagactGACCAACAATTTCAGTACGAGACAGGATATCCATCCCTGGAGACTCGATACATAAAACTTAAATGTCTCGATGACCTCGAACAAATAATGAAGGTTAGACGAGGACCAGAAGATGGCCAAAGCTTATTTGTCAGCCTGATTAAAAAGATGTTGGCCTTAGATGCACACCAGCGCATAACACCCTCAGAGGTTCTCCGGCATCCCTTTTTCAACCCTGGCCTCTCTAACAGCTTCCCATGTATTGCCATTGAGAGACCACACAGAATCAATCTCCAGAAGGGAGAAACAAAAGTCTGGATCATTGGGTCAAGCTACATCAGACGAGGCGAGAGTGACGCAAAAGAGCTATTCGGAGAAAATTTCGGACTTAATGCCAAAGTCCAGTGGTTTGGCAAAGGAGGGATGTGCTGGAGTGGAGTCCTTCCTCGTTTTTATGAGGAGCTATCCACACAGAGCCCACCTGACATATTGGTAATCCATGCTGGGGGCAATGATTTGGGACTCATGTCTGCTTATCAACTTTCTTCTGTCATTGAGAAGGAATTGATGCAACTGCACACAGAGTTCCCCTCAATGACAATTGTATATTCATCCATCAACGAGCGTCAAGTGTGGAGATATGGAAATCCAGGCCAAATCAATAAGGACAGGAAGATCGTGAACGCCAGCATTAGAAAGGCTGTCAACCGCTTTGCTGGAGTGATTATTGAGCATCCATGCTTGAGGTTTTTCAACAACTCAATTTTTTTACCCGATGGAGTTCATTTAAACAAGAAAGgaaatgaactgtttctgaaaaGCATCCGCTCGGCCATCCAGCAAAGTCTTCAGTCACCTCACAGAAAACTGACTTGA